One part of the Paroedura picta isolate Pp20150507F chromosome 5, Ppicta_v3.0, whole genome shotgun sequence genome encodes these proteins:
- the NCDN gene encoding neurochondrin isoform X2: MALDIGASPDGSETSKNPMLERCLNVLRDARNDSEQFAALLLVTKAAKAGDIDSKTRRRIFDAVGFTFPNRLLASKDPPEGCPGHMFQALGVTLIACFCTDPDLAQHPQVLNKIPAFNDVISACDSGDASCGSMIDEAYQCLGAILATPKGPRELVNRGALVTLCQVYVRHSYGYDQALHLLVGLLTAAETKCWQRAPSDLMGVLGTLSTEFQKAEDMTKFQLCEALRHFVPPLLPLGSGCLQSLYQGLSSILSSKLSASQRDPALKLAACLTQACGSEWIPTGRSGSKFFALLANLACVEVRLSLEELDLAEVDKKQELVAACYILMEHAILECTREEGSLLREVQKVQLVGILEEAFAAVVYYLRQAGREKLGDPFIFASVRILGAWLAEETSSLKQEICDLLPFLLHYAKLQFEAGKKGGSSLQSAGCRSGQEPIWHGDALRFLLPGLSHLTTEDRPRAILISEGAPALLCQYFSHQWEEFVSDLEAPSASDAVESTLQTACAIFLNFVVAVPELISREDCFIALMDTLLKSLPSWRPQGEHLGLAAGVTTLGLMMARKLSAHPGLQQTPEAKGFFSVTIAFLAEAHVAQPDPVGDSVVLQLAPAYEATWPTISELWLLGMQAFASCVPLFPWLPEVVLHSVWLQDLLGLLRCVAPTSVDSESVTAFQGVLVELARTSRPCREVIQQHQGAELANLYGMAALEQCLSQH, from the exons ATGGCCTTGGATATAGGCGCTTCCCCTGATGGCAGTGAGACCAGCAAGAACCCCATGCTGGAGAGATGCCTCAACGTGCTGAGAGATGCAAGAAATGATAGTGAACAGTTTGCTGCTCTTCTGTTG GTAACCAAAGCGGCTAAAGCTGGAGACATAGACTCCAAAACCCGTCGGAGAATCTTTGACGCAGTTGGCTTCACATTCCCAAATCGGCTTTTGGCTTCCAAGGATCCCCCCGAGGGCTGTCCAGGGCACATGTTCCAAGCCCTCGGCGTCACCCTGATTGCTTGTTTCTGCACTGATCCTGATTTAGCTCAGCATCCTCAGGTCCTTAACAAGATTCCAGCTTTCAATGACGTGATTTCCGCTTGTGATTCCGGTGACGCTTCTTGTGGCTCCATGATCGATGAGGCTTACCAGTGTCTGGGTGCTATTCTGGCCACTCCCAAGGGACCCAGAGAGCTGGTGAACAGGGGTGCCCTGGTAACACTGTGCCAGGTCTATGTGAGGCACAGCTATGGCTATGACCAGGCCCTTCACCTACTGGTGGGGCTTCTGACGGCAGCAGAAACAAAGTGCTGGCAGAGAGCTCCTTCTGACCTCATGGGTGTACTTGGCACGCTCAGCACAGAGTTCCAGAAGGCTGAGGACATGACAAAATTCCAGCTGTGTGAAGCCCTGCGCCATTTTGTGCCTCCCCTTCTCCCACTGGGCTCTGGGTGCCTGCAGTCCCTCTACCAAGGCCTGTCAAGCATCCTCTCTAGCAAGCTGAGTGCATCCCAGAGGGATCCGGCCTTGAAGCTGGCGGCCTGCCTGACACAAGCGTGTGGCTCAGAGTGGATACCCACAGGGAGATCTGGCAGCAAGTTCTTTGCCTTGCTGGCCAACCTGGCATGTGTGGAAGTCCGTCTGTCTCTGGAAGAGCTTGACCTGGCAGAGGTCGATAAGAAGCAGGAGCTGGTGGCAGCCTGCTACATCCTGATGGAACATGCGATTCTGGAGTGCACAAGAGAGGAAGGGTCTCTGCTGCGGGAGGTGCAAAAAGTGCAGCTTGTGGGGATCCTGGAGGAAGCCTTTGCAGCTGTTGTTTACTACCTGAGGCAG GCAGGACGGGAGAAGCTGGGAGATCCTTTCATCTTTGCCTCCGTTCGAATCCTGGGAGCCTGGCTGGCGGAAGAGACCTCATCCCTCAAGCAGGAGATCTGTgacctccttccttttctcctgcaTTACGCCAAGCTGCAGTTTGAGGCGGGGAAGAAAGGCGGAAGTAGCTTGCAGAGTGCTGGATGTCGTAGCGGCCAGGAGCCCATTTGGCACGGGGACGCTCTGAG atttctgttgcctggcttAAGCCACTTGACCACGGAGGATCGGCCCCGTGCAATCCTCATTTCAGAGGGCGCACCAGCACTCCTGTGCCAGTATTTCTCACACCAGTGGGAGGAGTTCGTTTCAGATTTGGAAGCCCCATCTGCATCGGATGCTGTGGAATCCACTCTACAAACAGCTTGTGCGATCTTCCTGAATTTTGTGGTGGCCGTTCCAGAGTTGATCAG CCGTGAAGACTGTTTCATAGCCTTGATGGACACGTTGCTGAAGTCTCTTCCTTCTTGGCGGCCGCAGGGAGAACATCTCGGCCTTGCGGCTGGCGTGACGACGCTGGGGCTCATGATGGCCAGGAAGCTGTCTGCTCACCCAG GTCTCCAGCAGACTCCAGAAGCCAAGGGATTTTTCTCCGTCACCATCGCTTTCCTGGCCGAAGCCCACGTGGCCCAACCTGACCCTGTTGGAGACAGCGTGGTCCTCCAGCTCGCGCCAGCCTACGAGGCAACCTGGCCAACCATCAGCGAACTGTGGCTGCTGGGGATGCAGGCCTTTGCCAGCTGCGTGCCACTTTTCCCATGGCTGCCAGAGGTCGTCCTCCATTCTGTCTGGCTCCAGGACCTTTTGGGATTGCTGCGCTGTGTGGCCCCAACCTCTGTGGACTCTGAGTCGGTCACCGCTTTCCAAGGTGTCTTGGTGGAGCTGGCCAGAACCAGCCGCCCTTGCCGAGAGGTGATTCAGCAGCATCAGGGTGCTGAACTGGCTAATCTGTATGGCATGGCAGCTTTAGAGCAATGTCTAAGTCAACACTGA
- the NCDN gene encoding neurochondrin isoform X1, with protein sequence MAEERTNVMALDIGASPDGSETSKNPMLERCLNVLRDARNDSEQFAALLLVTKAAKAGDIDSKTRRRIFDAVGFTFPNRLLASKDPPEGCPGHMFQALGVTLIACFCTDPDLAQHPQVLNKIPAFNDVISACDSGDASCGSMIDEAYQCLGAILATPKGPRELVNRGALVTLCQVYVRHSYGYDQALHLLVGLLTAAETKCWQRAPSDLMGVLGTLSTEFQKAEDMTKFQLCEALRHFVPPLLPLGSGCLQSLYQGLSSILSSKLSASQRDPALKLAACLTQACGSEWIPTGRSGSKFFALLANLACVEVRLSLEELDLAEVDKKQELVAACYILMEHAILECTREEGSLLREVQKVQLVGILEEAFAAVVYYLRQAGREKLGDPFIFASVRILGAWLAEETSSLKQEICDLLPFLLHYAKLQFEAGKKGGSSLQSAGCRSGQEPIWHGDALRFLLPGLSHLTTEDRPRAILISEGAPALLCQYFSHQWEEFVSDLEAPSASDAVESTLQTACAIFLNFVVAVPELISREDCFIALMDTLLKSLPSWRPQGEHLGLAAGVTTLGLMMARKLSAHPGLQQTPEAKGFFSVTIAFLAEAHVAQPDPVGDSVVLQLAPAYEATWPTISELWLLGMQAFASCVPLFPWLPEVVLHSVWLQDLLGLLRCVAPTSVDSESVTAFQGVLVELARTSRPCREVIQQHQGAELANLYGMAALEQCLSQH encoded by the exons ATGGCGGAAG AAAGAACTAATGTCATGGCCTTGGATATAGGCGCTTCCCCTGATGGCAGTGAGACCAGCAAGAACCCCATGCTGGAGAGATGCCTCAACGTGCTGAGAGATGCAAGAAATGATAGTGAACAGTTTGCTGCTCTTCTGTTG GTAACCAAAGCGGCTAAAGCTGGAGACATAGACTCCAAAACCCGTCGGAGAATCTTTGACGCAGTTGGCTTCACATTCCCAAATCGGCTTTTGGCTTCCAAGGATCCCCCCGAGGGCTGTCCAGGGCACATGTTCCAAGCCCTCGGCGTCACCCTGATTGCTTGTTTCTGCACTGATCCTGATTTAGCTCAGCATCCTCAGGTCCTTAACAAGATTCCAGCTTTCAATGACGTGATTTCCGCTTGTGATTCCGGTGACGCTTCTTGTGGCTCCATGATCGATGAGGCTTACCAGTGTCTGGGTGCTATTCTGGCCACTCCCAAGGGACCCAGAGAGCTGGTGAACAGGGGTGCCCTGGTAACACTGTGCCAGGTCTATGTGAGGCACAGCTATGGCTATGACCAGGCCCTTCACCTACTGGTGGGGCTTCTGACGGCAGCAGAAACAAAGTGCTGGCAGAGAGCTCCTTCTGACCTCATGGGTGTACTTGGCACGCTCAGCACAGAGTTCCAGAAGGCTGAGGACATGACAAAATTCCAGCTGTGTGAAGCCCTGCGCCATTTTGTGCCTCCCCTTCTCCCACTGGGCTCTGGGTGCCTGCAGTCCCTCTACCAAGGCCTGTCAAGCATCCTCTCTAGCAAGCTGAGTGCATCCCAGAGGGATCCGGCCTTGAAGCTGGCGGCCTGCCTGACACAAGCGTGTGGCTCAGAGTGGATACCCACAGGGAGATCTGGCAGCAAGTTCTTTGCCTTGCTGGCCAACCTGGCATGTGTGGAAGTCCGTCTGTCTCTGGAAGAGCTTGACCTGGCAGAGGTCGATAAGAAGCAGGAGCTGGTGGCAGCCTGCTACATCCTGATGGAACATGCGATTCTGGAGTGCACAAGAGAGGAAGGGTCTCTGCTGCGGGAGGTGCAAAAAGTGCAGCTTGTGGGGATCCTGGAGGAAGCCTTTGCAGCTGTTGTTTACTACCTGAGGCAG GCAGGACGGGAGAAGCTGGGAGATCCTTTCATCTTTGCCTCCGTTCGAATCCTGGGAGCCTGGCTGGCGGAAGAGACCTCATCCCTCAAGCAGGAGATCTGTgacctccttccttttctcctgcaTTACGCCAAGCTGCAGTTTGAGGCGGGGAAGAAAGGCGGAAGTAGCTTGCAGAGTGCTGGATGTCGTAGCGGCCAGGAGCCCATTTGGCACGGGGACGCTCTGAG atttctgttgcctggcttAAGCCACTTGACCACGGAGGATCGGCCCCGTGCAATCCTCATTTCAGAGGGCGCACCAGCACTCCTGTGCCAGTATTTCTCACACCAGTGGGAGGAGTTCGTTTCAGATTTGGAAGCCCCATCTGCATCGGATGCTGTGGAATCCACTCTACAAACAGCTTGTGCGATCTTCCTGAATTTTGTGGTGGCCGTTCCAGAGTTGATCAG CCGTGAAGACTGTTTCATAGCCTTGATGGACACGTTGCTGAAGTCTCTTCCTTCTTGGCGGCCGCAGGGAGAACATCTCGGCCTTGCGGCTGGCGTGACGACGCTGGGGCTCATGATGGCCAGGAAGCTGTCTGCTCACCCAG GTCTCCAGCAGACTCCAGAAGCCAAGGGATTTTTCTCCGTCACCATCGCTTTCCTGGCCGAAGCCCACGTGGCCCAACCTGACCCTGTTGGAGACAGCGTGGTCCTCCAGCTCGCGCCAGCCTACGAGGCAACCTGGCCAACCATCAGCGAACTGTGGCTGCTGGGGATGCAGGCCTTTGCCAGCTGCGTGCCACTTTTCCCATGGCTGCCAGAGGTCGTCCTCCATTCTGTCTGGCTCCAGGACCTTTTGGGATTGCTGCGCTGTGTGGCCCCAACCTCTGTGGACTCTGAGTCGGTCACCGCTTTCCAAGGTGTCTTGGTGGAGCTGGCCAGAACCAGCCGCCCTTGCCGAGAGGTGATTCAGCAGCATCAGGGTGCTGAACTGGCTAATCTGTATGGCATGGCAGCTTTAGAGCAATGTCTAAGTCAACACTGA